From Mycoplasmopsis gallinacea, the proteins below share one genomic window:
- a CDS encoding ABC transporter ATP-binding protein produces MILINVVITMFLPILLSQFLSLIAPSSNEASQTYYIVLFNKVNLFPSNTQAQAITKLIIIVILMIVFGLITSIGSVLITTYAGELSSNHLRNTLFEKYQKLSIKDIAELKTETLITRINDDVAIFWDFLMSASSSLVRAPFFIIVGVVFSFLTDVNLSWAAIGVVPVLVFVLLLIFKLVNPLIKKNRKNLDQITKEVEESIIGSKLIKTYNLEQKQKHKFDLANKRWSSVEIKTFSYFAIGNPAFFAIINLVIVAIYYIAAYNLNDISGDKRQFFATINVFIEYEVLISFGILMLSQFLGILFRAKTSAGRIVEILEKPYDDLNVANGLTLDKSLPTKDFSVEFKDFNFKYYKNSPEYILKNINFKVNGGKTLGIIGPTGSGKTTIGTLIANNLKYTEGSILINDKELNQINSKDLSESLAIVYQESQLFAGTIRSNLLFAKPDATAEEISKALTASCSIDFVYRFDDGLDHPVYQRGKNLSGGQKQRLSIARSLLVNPKILILDDSTSALDNLTTKKLIENIKKYYDCTTIIISQKINSIKHSDEILVINAGEIIAKGKHEQLTKECKWYREIYHNQLEQ; encoded by the coding sequence TTGATTTTAATTAACGTTGTTATTACGATGTTTTTGCCAATTTTGCTTAGTCAGTTTCTTTCATTGATTGCTCCTAGCTCAAATGAAGCTAGTCAAACTTATTACATAGTGCTATTTAACAAGGTTAATTTATTCCCTTCAAATACGCAAGCCCAGGCAATTACCAAACTAATTATTATTGTTATTTTAATGATTGTTTTTGGGTTGATTACATCAATTGGTAGCGTGCTAATTACTACTTATGCTGGCGAGCTTAGTTCAAACCATTTAAGAAACACTTTATTTGAAAAGTATCAAAAATTAAGCATTAAAGATATTGCAGAACTTAAAACCGAAACTTTAATTACTAGAATTAATGATGATGTTGCCATCTTTTGAGACTTTTTAATGAGTGCTTCAAGTTCATTAGTACGTGCTCCATTTTTTATCATTGTCGGGGTAGTATTTTCATTTTTAACTGATGTAAATCTTTCTTGAGCAGCTATTGGGGTTGTCCCGGTTCTTGTGTTTGTGCTTTTACTTATTTTTAAATTAGTAAATCCACTGATTAAGAAAAATAGAAAAAACTTAGACCAAATTACTAAAGAAGTAGAAGAATCAATTATTGGTTCAAAACTTATTAAAACTTACAATTTAGAACAAAAACAAAAACACAAGTTTGATTTAGCAAACAAAAGGTGATCAAGTGTGGAAATTAAAACTTTTAGCTATTTTGCAATTGGAAACCCAGCCTTTTTTGCGATTATCAACCTTGTTATTGTTGCTATTTACTATATTGCTGCATACAATTTAAATGACATTAGCGGTGATAAAAGACAATTTTTTGCCACAATTAACGTTTTTATTGAATATGAAGTACTTATTTCATTTGGTATCTTAATGCTTTCACAATTTTTAGGAATTCTTTTTAGAGCTAAAACTAGTGCCGGAAGAATTGTTGAGATTTTAGAAAAGCCTTATGATGATTTAAATGTAGCTAATGGACTTACTTTAGATAAATCTTTACCTACTAAAGATTTCTCAGTTGAATTTAAAGATTTTAACTTTAAATACTATAAAAATTCACCCGAATACATCTTAAAAAACATTAACTTTAAAGTTAATGGAGGAAAAACTTTAGGAATAATTGGTCCAACCGGCAGTGGTAAAACTACAATTGGAACATTAATTGCCAATAACCTTAAATATACCGAAGGAAGCATTTTAATTAATGATAAAGAACTTAATCAAATTAATTCAAAAGATTTAAGCGAATCATTAGCTATTGTTTATCAAGAATCGCAGCTTTTTGCAGGTACAATTAGATCGAATTTACTTTTTGCTAAGCCAGATGCAACTGCAGAAGAAATTAGTAAAGCTTTAACTGCGTCTTGTTCTATTGATTTTGTTTATCGCTTTGATGATGGACTGGATCATCCGGTGTATCAAAGAGGGAAAAACCTTTCTGGTGGCCAAAAACAAAGGCTTTCAATTGCCCGTTCACTTTTAGTAAATCCGAAAATTTTAATTCTAGATGATTCAACTAGTGCTTTAGATAATTTAACTACTAAAAAGCTAATTGAAAACATTAAAAAATATTACGA